The nucleotide window TCAAAGAGTAATAACTGTACTTTTTCATCTCCTAACCAGTCGATTTTCTCACACATTTCTTTTTCAATTTTATCAAGAATTTCGTCCAAACTTTTATTAGAAGTGTCTATCTCACATACTTTGCTAAAACTTTCACTAGCCTCTCTACTTACAATACCTAATATTTCAGCCTCAACGTTTTCAGCTACTTTTAACTCGTTCCAACCCCTTTTTTTGAGCTCTTCGTAGAGTATTAATGGGTTCCTACGAAGGACTATAACTTTGTCAGCCCTAGTAACCAAGGCTGGATAAATTGTCTCTATTACTAAATCTTTTTCTTTCAGGAGAAGTTGGTTCACAAGCAGTTCTGTTTTCTCTTCATCAATAATGTAGGTCTCTCTTTTCTCATCGAATTCAGAATACGCTTTATTTTGGATTAAAAAAGAAGAAAGGTGGATTAACTTAATATTAAGTTTTTTGGCGAGGGCGTTAGCTACTGTGGATTTACCTACACCCGGTGTACCTGAAACTACTATGATCAACAAGGAAAAATATTTCACCAGAAGGCTAAAATTGTTTCTACTACATAAAGCGTTATAGATATGCCTATTAAGAGCAGTTTTATATCCCTATCTCCGCTTCCTTTCCATATCTCATATATCCCGTAAGGGAACATGGCAAGTCCAATGAAGAATAATATTAATTCTATTATATTCACGTAATAGATCTTTGTTCATGTCTCAGTTTAAAAAGTAATAGAGAAAGTAATAACCCTGAGAGCGTGCCCCCTATATGCGCTAGTATATTAACTTGAAGAAAAGGGAAGAAGTCGCTTAATAATAGTGCTGCAACTAAGAGGATAATTCCTCCTTTTTCTCTTTCTTTCATGAACTCATAAAGTGCATAGAAAGCTAGTATTCCAAATATCCCCCCTGATGCTCCAGCCGAAGGTAAGCCATTAGGGTATATTAGTAGGTATAAGATGTTTCCAAATATACCGGTTAGGAAGAATATCAGTAATTCTATTTTCCCTTCTTTAGACCTAAAGAGGTAGTAGATTAGATATAGCGCTATTTCATTAAACGAGAAATCTATTACACTTGGTGTTACCAAAATTGAGGTGACTAGTTCCCAGTAAAAGTGGTATTCTATTATTAGTTCGTTATATTGGATAAGAAAGACCAGATAGAAAGGGTTCAGGAAATACAGTATTTGCCCTATAGCGTATCCAATACCTACCAAGATCATTATTGTTATTGTAGCTGGTAGGGAGAGCTTTCCATCCATTTAACCACTCCTGCATAAAACAGGTTACACGAACAAGAACGTCAACACGAACGATATCAGCACTCCAGCTATCCATACGGTCTTGTTCCACCTAAATACTTTAAAACCGTCTAGGGGTGGTATTGGGATTAAGTTAAAGAACGCTACGTAAGCGTTAAAAGCAAATATCTGGGATAGAATAGTTTCAACTATCGAATCATTATGTATAAAACCGAGGCTTATTAAAGCTAAAAAGGCTATTATCAAATTTGTTAGCGGTCCGAAAAAGGCTGTTTTTCCTTCAAGTTCTTGGCCCATATACCCAAACCTGCAAAATATCGCGGTGAAACCTGATACGAAGATCAGGATTCCTATATGAAGGATACTGCTCAACAAGTTTACAAGTAGCGTTACAGTAAATCCCTTAAAACTTAATACGAACCTTGAGTTACAGCCATAACTACGTGCACTCTGTCTGTGTGCTATCTCATGTGGGACTATTGCAGTTGTCGCTGTCAGAACCGAGATACCGAAATATAAGGGGTTCAGTGAGAGAAATGCTACAGCTAGGGAGAGAATAGCTAAGACGAAAGATAGTGCTTCATTTAGGTCTCTAAATCTCAGTTCAAGATCGTTAATAAAGCTCAAGAGTCATCTTTCAAACTAGTCTCAGCCGTAGCTAAAAACTTTATTGAATCTTTAAATTTGCTGAATATTCGAAATTAGGCGATTCTATACGCCAGATCAAACCTCTTTTCTTATCGTCCATCGATATCATTCTTTCTCTGACAATCCCCTCAAAGCTGACATTAGATAACTTCTTGAAGGCGTTAAATGCTTCAAAGACGGCAAACTTGTACGGGTACGGCATATTTATTTTTACACAGTTTATACTTAGCATGTTCTTCATAGTAGTCAACATAGCTGTGTCGAAGAACTCTGGTTTACTGAAAGTCACTTGCGCGGTATCACCGTAGTTAATTATAGTTACGAAGGTATGTATCTCATCGTTTCCTTTTAGGATCCAAAGCTCAAAAATTGTACCTAAATTACACGGTTCTATCATTCGATGCTCTCCGCTCGTGTAGGAAGTGGAATAAGGTGTTTTTTCTTCTACGAATTCAGACAGAGAATTTACAAAAGCCTTCGGCTTTACACCTACTTTTCTTAACTCTTCTATCACGTGACGGGTTAACCCTATAACGTTGTTATCTTCCGATAGAAACTTAGCGTCACCTTCAATTTTATTTATGTATGCTTCATATTTCACAATATTTTTTATTTTGAGTTTCCGTTTAAATACTTTGCATATAATTCAGCTTCAATATTCATATTTTTTATTAATATAAGTTGGACTAGTTCCTTATCTTTTTCATTTACTTCTGATGTTTTTATTATTTGCTCTACCTCTTCTAATATTTTAACCACTTCACTTAGATCAGGCATGAAAAGAAATAAGCAACAACATCTACTTAAATAATTTGAAAATTACAACTAGTATTACTAACACCTAATTAATTTTCGGTTATCTCCCTGTAAGCTCTTCCAATTTCTATAACTTTTTTTACTACCTCTATTGGGTCTTTCCCGAATACATAAGTGTTTGCCTCTATTCCCTTTCCGCCCAGGTGTACCACACAGTCAAGTTCTGGGCTATAAACTCTCAATATGTCGTTGACGATTTCGTCGTCAGAAACTATTGAGTCTTTAGGTCCTATGTAAGCTACTTTTAAACCCATTTTTTTTATTGCTTTGTCTACCTTATCATCGAATTTTATATTCATCACCGACCTAATCTCACTGTTCCTTATCATCACATTTAGTAAGATTTTAGACAAGTGCTTGCTTGCCCCCCACATAGGTCTAGAAGCAGGAGTAGGTAAGCCCATCACTTTAGTTATCCTCCCTGCTACGGCAATAATATCGTTCTCACTTTTCGCGTTTTGCCTAGCGTAAGCCAAGTTACTCAAGACTTCAGGTATAAGGGGTGTCACGAGTGTATTCTGAACCATAGATAATGCTATTTCCATCTGGTCTTCTTCTTTTGTCCTATATAGGTTTTTACAAATTTCACAGTCTTGAGGTATATACTTATCCTTCTCTTTATGATATTTGCAAAGTTTTAGTTCACTTAGTTCCTTTAAGCCGAAATCGGTCAGGTAATACATAGCTCCTTTTACATCGTTATTAGTTAAGAGGTCTACGAGAGTATTCAATAAAGACGCGACTTCTTCGCTAGAGATCCCCATTTCGTTTAGCTTTTCAATCCCTTTACTTTCATCTTCATCCAAGTACTGTTTTACAGCGGGTTGGGTAACACCTAATAGTCCCGATATTTTGCTCTGGCTCATACCATATTCTCTAAGTTTTTTAGCTAGTAACATCCTAATTGTAGGAGTGAGCTCGTCAGTGATCAATGATAATGGTGTTTTGACCACGGTTATCACATTACCAGGAATACAAAATAAACAGTATAGTTTTAAAGCAATAGATGGTAGTTTCCACGAGCTAAAGACTAGAGAAGGTGATTCAGGTTATATAACGCTTGGAATAGTAAAAGGAAAAATACTAGACTCAGCGTTTGTCATAGACGAAATAAACTACGATGAAGCTATCTGCGTGAAATGTAGCCCTGAGGAAGCAATGAGGGAAATGGAGTACGAAGAAGCCAGAAAGAGCAGGAACGAAGTCGATATTATACTCATGGACAGGAAGTTAAGTTATGACAACCTAGACGTACCGGATAACGTCATTGCGATAGTAAAAGACCCCTCAGTAGTAAATGTCAATGTAGATAAAGAAGAACCTTGGTTGATAGAAGCTTATAGTAAGGGTAAGATCAGGGGCGCTTATTTCAAACTTGTCAATATCTCGTGGGTTTTTCTGGTAGAGACTCCTAGTAACTTACCGTGGAGTGAAATATTATATATCCTTTATGTGCTCGGGACGGAACCCATACCTGAAGCGTTAGGATATAATTATCCCCTATATCTTGCTGATAAAGTTGCTAAGTATTACCGAGATAAAGGAAGTAGAATATTAAACTTTTTGAACAAAAACCCTAGTTATAGGGCTTTTCGCAGCCTAATGGAAAGGAATAGAAGGGGGTAGGTGAGTATTATTTTCTCTGAGGTAGAGGGAAGGTTAAGAGAAATTAAATCATTCACAAGGCCCACGGCTGACGGTAGGGGTTCAGTAACTTTTAGAGTTTTTATTATCGAGATGCCCTTTTCACGTGATAGTCCAATAGATGCTGGAAAACTTTTGGCAGTAGAGACAATAAAGAGAGGTTATTACTTACTTTTAGAGGTTACTGATTATTTTCCCCAACATTACGGTATGGTAAGCCTAGATGGCACGGTACCTCCAGAGTTAAGAGAGGAGATAATGAAGAGAGTAGAAGAAAAATGGGAGAGTAAGGAAGCATGGATAGAAGTTTTTGCATCACCAGTAGGGTACGTAATGAAAGTTGATGGGGACATAGAATTCAGACGCGGATATATCCCCCCTTTACTTGGGTCAAAAGTTAAGCTCTTTACCCAAGAGACGTTTGAGAGGTTTGTATTCTATGAAAATGGGGTGAGTATCGGAAAACTAATTAACGAAAATGTCGAACTCAAGCTTAATATAGAAAAAGCTATAAAATATCATATAGGAGTTTTTGCCTATACAGGTTCTGGGAAATCAAATTTAACTTCTGTTTTGATAAGAAAGGCCTTGAGTAGTATAAAAGACCTTAAGGTCATTATCGTTGATGTATCCATGGAGTACGGTATATTACTTTTAGACCAACTCCTAGCCTACGAATCACGTCTGATAACTCTCGACAGACTGCCTAATAACCAAGTTGATGCTGGGAAAAGGCTCCTAAGGACTCATGTAATCCCTGAAGAGCTCATGGATCAACGGGAACAGCTTAAGACTGCTTT belongs to Stygiolobus caldivivus and includes:
- a CDS encoding adenylate kinase family protein, whose product is MIIVVSGTPGVGKSTVANALAKKLNIKLIHLSSFLIQNKAYSEFDEKRETYIIDEEKTELLVNQLLLKEKDLVIETIYPALVTRADKVIVLRRNPLILYEELKKRGWNELKVAENVEAEILGIVSREASESFSKVCEIDTSNKSLDEILDKIEKEMCEKIDWLGDEKVQLLLFELDKVISKNEDYETSE
- a CDS encoding rhomboid family intramembrane serine protease — encoded protein: MDGKLSLPATITIMILVGIGYAIGQILYFLNPFYLVFLIQYNELIIEYHFYWELVTSILVTPSVIDFSFNEIALYLIYYLFRSKEGKIELLIFFLTGIFGNILYLLIYPNGLPSAGASGGIFGILAFYALYEFMKEREKGGIILLVAALLLSDFFPFLQVNILAHIGGTLSGLLLSLLLFKLRHEQRSIT
- a CDS encoding peptidase M50 encodes the protein MSFINDLELRFRDLNEALSFVLAILSLAVAFLSLNPLYFGISVLTATTAIVPHEIAHRQSARSYGCNSRFVLSFKGFTVTLLVNLLSSILHIGILIFVSGFTAIFCRFGYMGQELEGKTAFFGPLTNLIIAFLALISLGFIHNDSIVETILSQIFAFNAYVAFFNLIPIPPLDGFKVFRWNKTVWIAGVLISFVLTFLFV
- a CDS encoding thiamine-phosphate synthase family protein, which translates into the protein MVKTPLSLITDELTPTIRMLLAKKLREYGMSQSKISGLLGVTQPAVKQYLDEDESKGIEKLNEMGISSEEVASLLNTLVDLLTNNDVKGAMYYLTDFGLKELSELKLCKYHKEKDKYIPQDCEICKNLYRTKEEDQMEIALSMVQNTLVTPLIPEVLSNLAYARQNAKSENDIIAVAGRITKVMGLPTPASRPMWGASKHLSKILLNVMIRNSEIRSVMNIKFDDKVDKAIKKMGLKVAYIGPKDSIVSDDEIVNDILRVYSPELDCVVHLGGKGIEANTYVFGKDPIEVVKKVIEIGRAYREITEN
- a CDS encoding DNA double-strand break repair nuclease NurA — translated: MINDNGVLTTVITLPGIQNKQYSFKAIDGSFHELKTREGDSGYITLGIVKGKILDSAFVIDEINYDEAICVKCSPEEAMREMEYEEARKSRNEVDIILMDRKLSYDNLDVPDNVIAIVKDPSVVNVNVDKEEPWLIEAYSKGKIRGAYFKLVNISWVFLVETPSNLPWSEILYILYVLGTEPIPEALGYNYPLYLADKVAKYYRDKGSRILNFLNKNPSYRAFRSLMERNRRG